In Candidatus Manganitrophus morganii, the genomic window GCCTCGGTCGCCGTGTTCACCGCGGTTTGAAATCCAAAGGTGACGTCGGTCGCCGGGATATCGTTGTCGATCGTTTTCGGAATGCCGATCGTCGGGACCCCCATTCTGTAAAGGTTATCGGCGATTTTTAAGGTCCCATCCCCGCCGATCACGATCAAGCCGGAGAGCCCGAGTTCCTCGACATTTTTTTTGAGTTCTCCTGAAAGATCGACCTGCTGCTCTTTCCCGTCGATCTTTTTCGTCATCTCCATCGGGTTGATCGTGCTGGTGGTCCCCAGGACGGTGCCCCCCGTCGGGAGAATGCCGCGGATGGTCCAGGGGGTCATCGTCCTGACTTTGACCGGAGAGAGAAGCCCGTCGAAGCCCTCTTCGATCCCGAGCACTTCGCAATTGTATTTGACTTTGGATGATTTGACGATGGCGCGAATGACGGCATTGAGTCCCGGGGCGTCGCCGCCTCCGGTTAACACACCGATTTTCATCGTTCCCCCCGTTTCTTATTGTGGATCCGCCGGTAAAGATTCAGGTATTTTTCGGCGGAGGCGTCCCACGCGTAATTGCCTTCCATCCCGTTCCGGATCAGGGCCCGCCACTTCTTTTTCTCTCTGAAAAGCGAGAGGGCGTTTTGGACTTGCCGAAAGAAGGCGGTTGCGGTGTACGCCTTGAATTTGAATCCGTTTCCCTTCAATGTATCCGGATCGAATTGGGTAATGGTGTCGTCGAGTCCTCCCGTCGCGCGGACGACCGGCACCGTTCCGTAACGGAGACTCATCATCTGGCTCAACCCGCACGGCTCATACTTGGACGGCATCAGAAAAATATCGGCGCCAGCTTCGATGCGGTGCGCGAGAGGATGATCATAGGCGATCTTCACGACCGCCTGCTGCGGATATTCCTTTGCCAACGCTTCCAGCCGCATTTCATATTCCTTGTCGCCGTTTCCTAAAATGATCAATTGCGCCCCGGTCGCCATCATTCGATCAAAGGCCGAGACGATCAGATCAATCCCCTTCTGCTCGCTCAGCCGGCTGATCATCGTCAGCAGCGGAACGTCTTTCTGAACGGGGAGGCCGAGCTCCTTCTGGAGGGCGGCTTTGCATTTTTCTTTTCCTTGAATGGCCTTTGCGTCGTAGGCCGAGACAATACAAGGATCGCGGGACGGATCCCACTCTTCAGTATCGATTGCATTTAGAATTCCAAAAAGATCTTTTCTTCGTTTTCGAAGAACCCCTTCTAAACGGTGTCCATATGCGGCCGTCTGGATCTCCTTGGCATAACGGGGGCTAACCGTCGAGAGGGCATCGGCAAAGACCAATCCACCCTTCAGAAAATTGATCTTTCCATAAAATTCCAAAGCCTCATGGCTGAAATAGTCCCAGGGAAGATTGAGAAGATGCCAGTCGTAATGCCAGAAGATCCCCTGATAGCCGAGATTATGAATCGTGAATAACGTTGCGGTTTCCTGGAAAGAGGGCTCACTCGCATAAGCCGTTTTTAAGTAAACGGGGATGAGCCCCGTATGCCAATCGTGGCTGTGAACGATCTGGGGGCGCAGATCGAGCGTTTTGGCCGATTCCAGAACGGCGCGTGAGAAGAAGACGAAACGCGCCGCGTTGTCGGTGTAGTCCCCTTCATTGGTTCCATACAATCCGGGTCGATTAAAATAGGGATCGTTTTTGATGAAATAATATTGAACGCCGGCGAGTTCGTGAGAAAAAATCTCGCCCGTCTCAAGCCGGCCGGAGACCGGGACGGCGATCGTCTGTCCCGTCGATTTCAGGGGGAAACGGCTTTGATCAATCTGCGAATAAAAGGGGAGGAAGACGGAAACCGATGCGCCGCGGGCTGCCAACGCCTTCGAGAGGGCGCCGACGACATCGGCCAACCCCCCTGTTTTTGCATAAGGAGCCGCCTCAGAGGCCGCCATCATGATGTTTAATTTTCCTTCCACGGGGATCATGAATATTCTATCCGATGAGTTGATGCTATCTTAACCGTTTTGGTCGTCAAAGTCGATATGAGGAGTTACCCGTTCGATCCGGTTTATTCCGTAATGATGGGAAAGGGATAAAATAAAAGCGTTGCTTAAAGACAACAGATTTCGCCCGGCTCGTCTTTTTTTTACAACAACTCGCACTCGTGATCTAAATTGCGGCACCGATCTTTTTTCTAACCGATTGTTTATGCAAATAAAATAAAATTCTCCGTGGGAAGGGGTTGGCATAGATGTTGCTTTTCCTCTCCGGGCAATGGTCATTATATCCCATATTGGAGATCAGGAAGGTTCGAGCGAGGTTTCTTACGAATGATGAATGAAAAAACAATCCAAAACGAGGTATCCTGCTCTGGAATCGGCCTTCATTCCGGAGAAAAGATTCATCTAAGACTGATTCCCGCCGCCGAGGGGAGCGGGATCCTTTTCTGCAGAACAGATCTCGGCGGAGTTTTGATCCCTGCGAATGCTTCCCAAGTGGTTTCTACTCATTTGTCTACCACAATCGGGATGGAAGGAGCAACCGTCCAGACGATTGAGCACCTTCTGGCGGCGATCTCTGCTTTCGGCGTCGATAATCTCATCATCGAATTAGATGGTCCGGAGGTTCCTATTTTAGACGGAAGTGCGGCCCCTTTTGCCGAGCTTTTATCAGCGGCTGGGGTTGTTCATCAAAAAAAGGCAAAAAGAATCGTCCAAGTGATCGAACCGGTGACCGTCTCGGAAAAGGGGAAACATGTCACCATTTCTCCGGCGTCCACCTTCGAAATCTCCTATCAGATCCAATTTGATCATCCGCTGATCTCGAGCCAGACATACCGTTATCAGCATAGCCCGGAAACCTTCATGACCGAGATCGCTCCGGCCAGGACATTCGGGTTCCTGAAAGATGTCCAAATGCTTCAATCAATGGGGCTGGCCCGGGGGGGCTCGCTCGAGAATGCGATTGTCATTGGGGAGGAGCAGGTGTTAAATGAGGGGGGCCTTCGCTTCCCGGACGAATTCGTTCGCCACAAAATTCTCGATTTAATTGGAGATCTCTCGCTGCTCGGAATGCCGATCCTCGGTAAGATCGAGGCGGTTTGCTCGGGGCACCTGCTTCATTCAAGGCTGATTAAAGCGCTTTTACAAAACAATAAAGCCTGTAAAATCTTGGGCGCCGGTCCCGCGGTTGAACCACACAGGGTTCCTTCCCGACCGGTACCGATCTACTCGCCGCTCTCTTCAGCAATATAATTCCAAAAAATAAAAAAACAGAGGGGCCCCGAAGGGCCCCCCATTCATTTCGATCTAACACTATTTCTTTTTTGTCGCTTTTTTCTTTGTGGCGGTCTTCTTTTTTGTCGCCAATTCTCTCTCACCCCCTTTCATGACCCAGCAGGGTTTTTTCCAAACAGGGTTTCCGGCCCTGTCTCCTCAACAAGCGTGAATGTATTCGGCGCAATTTTCTTGAAGCGCTTATCCCTTGAAAGGGAGATGGCGACCGAGGTCACAGGGGTCTTCCCCCTGATTCGAACACCCCCCTCCGTAAGTTTTTGATATATTTCTTTGGCATGGAGCGGCTTACCGGCCTCTTTTAAGAGCAAAAAGGTCCCCTGTGGGACGGAGAGTCCGGCATATTTGGTTTTTTCTAGAAGGATTTCTTTTGAATGGTCATGGCCTTCGGCGGTTGGTTTGCCACCCTTCTCTTTTTCCGTTTCTGAAGTAAGTTGATTAGAAGGCTGGGCCCACTTGGCCTTTTCAATTTCGACGCGGTAGAGTGTTTCGGCGAGCTCTAGGTATTTTTTGACAGTCTTAATTTCATCCTCAATTTTTTCACGTTTCTTTTGAAGCTCTTGTAGTTTCGACTTGTAAACGTGAATTCGCTGTTCAAGACCTGTAATAATATCTTTGAAGTCTTCCACTGTAACACCTCTATAGAACATGTATAGCACATAGAATAATTACAGTCAAGACAAATTTATAGCCATGCTACTACTATTAATTTTATGAATGCTATATCTAAGGCTACTGTTTGTATACTATATATGGATGGGATGTTGACTTACTCTACCAATGAGCCTAATGAGGAGTTTGGGAGCGTTTTTTAAAGCGACTCTTGATAAGATTGAGGATAAAGTACATTTCTTCACTTTTTAGCGAGGCTTGTATCAAGAAATAGGATGCTGCACTTACAGCGATTGCTATAGCAAGTAGCGCTGCTTTAAGGAGCAAGCTCCCGCTGGAGAGCCACATCTCTTGGGCATTTAGCCATAAGGAGATCGGTAAAAGGGTGCTGGAGGCGAGGAGGACCTTTAGATGTGAGTTGAGAATTCGTTTTCCGTCGATCCGTCCGATCCGTTTCCTCAAAATGAGGAGCAAGAGGGAGAAGTTGAGGATTGCTGAAAGGGAGGTCGCCAGGGCCAAGCCGCCATGCTGAAGCGGGCCCATCAGGATGAGATTCAGAATCACATTGGCGACCACGGCAACCAGACCGATCTTTACAGGGGTCTTCGTATCCTGAAGAGAGTAGAAGACCGGTACCACGATTCGGATTCCGGCAAACGCCCAAAGTCCGATGGAATAGAACAGAACGGCGTTTGCCGTCCCAAGTGTCGCCACGCGGCCGAATTCCCCATGTTCGAAGAGAAGATGAACGATCGGAATCCGAAAGAGGATGAGCCCCATCATGGCGGGAAAGGTGATAAAAAAGACCAACCGAAGGCCGAATGAAAAGGTTTGCCGCAACCCTTCTGTTTCTCCTTTCGCCGCTTGTGCCGAGAGGGTCGGAAGAATCGCAGTGGAGAGGGCGACGGCAAAGATGCCGAGCGGGAAGTGGATGAGCCGCATCCCGAAATAAAGATAAGTGACGCTTCCGGCAACCAAGTATGAGGCGAGAAGGGTGTTTACCAGGACGTTGATTTGCGTGACGGAAAGGCCGAGCGTCGTCGGAAGGAGGAGCCGTCCCATTTGAACAACACCGGGATGGAGCGGCCGGATCGGTCTTCGAAAGGAAAGAGGGAATCCCTCCTGATAGAGGGCGGGAACCTGGATTAGGAATTGCGCGAGTCCTCCCAATGCAACACCGACCGCGGCCCCGTAAACCGGCTCGGGAAGGAGCGGGGTAAAACCGAAGACAAAAAGGATGCTGACCACATTAAAAACACCGGAGGCGAGCGCCGGGGGGGCGAAACGCCGGGTGCTGTTGAGGATTCCCATCGCGAGGGCCGCCAGAGAGATAAAGAGGAGGAAGGGAAACATGATGCGGGTCATGGAAACGGTCAGCGAGAATTTATGGGGATCATCGACAAAGCCGGGCGCAATCAAGCGGATCAGTTGGGGAGAAAAGAAAATCCCGAAGGCGACGACAATACAAAGAAGCAGAAGGAGGGTGGTAAACGCCGCCGAGGCAAGCTCTTTGGCCTCCGATCGTGACTTTTTCGAGAGGTACTCCGTAAAAACCGGAATAAAGGCGGCCGACATCGAGCCCTCGGCAAACAACTCCCGAAGGATATTCGGAATCCGGAAGGCGACATAGAATGCATCCGCCGCGATCGTTGCCCCGAAGAGGTTGGCCAGGATCATATCCCGAATGAATCCGAGAATGCGGCTGATCAGCGTCCCGAACGCGACAATACCGGCCGCGCCGGCGATTCCTTTCTCGACGTGACCTTGAGCAGCGAGGCTTTTTCCTTGACTTTCCATAGCGTGCTATGTTAAAAAACGACTTTTAAATTAAGGAGATCTCAATCGTGGCAAATCATCCATCTGCATTGAAGCGAGACCGGCAGGCGAAAAAAAGGAGACAGCGAAACCGGGGTGTCCTTTCCGCCGTTCGAACCGCCGTCAAGCGGGTTCAGACGGCCCTTTCCGAAAAGAATCAGGATCAGGCGAAATCGGCTCTCAAAGACGCAACCTCGTCGCTCGACGGCGCCGCATCCAAAGGGGTGATTCCCAAAGGGCGCGCCTCCCGCAAAATCTCCCGCCTCGCGGCGAGGGTCAATAAATTTCTGTCGTCGAAGACATCCCCCTCGGCCTAACATCAAACCACGGCATATCGAGCGGATTCTCTCAAGGCGCCTTGCTTGGCCCGCTCCTTTCGCCGGATCGCCGGCGAGGTGGAAAGCGGTCCGATCGGTTCTCTTCAAAAGGGAAAATCGGGCGAGCCTCATGACCTTGATTCCAGAAAAGGGAGGGTGTAGCCGGTCCGTTGGGATGTCGGATGCGGCCGACAGAGGTCGAGCAACAGCATCTCGAGAACTTGCGGCGCCGATTGTCTTCCCCCCTTCAATTGAGAATCTGCGGCCAAGGAGAGGTCAAACGCCCTCCGAATCTCGCTTTCCTTCCAATTCCGCAGCTGCTTGAAGAAAGCCGGAAGGAGGCTGGGGGGCATCGGAACCTTCTTGCCGACTGCCGTTTCCGATTTCCCGGCGTCGATTCCCTCTCGGGCCGTCGCCATGAGCCGCCACTGCCGCGTCAGCATCGTCAGAATGAAAAGGGGATGCTCCCCCTCTTCGAGCAGAGAGGAGAGAAGGGTCAGAGATCGCTTCAGATTTTTCTCGCCGACGGCTCGGACCAATTCAAAAATTGAATGACTTCGCCCCCCTGCGATCAACTGCTGAACCATCTCGAGAGAAACTTCCTTTTTATCCGAAGAATGAAGTGAAAATTTATCGATCTCTTGCTGAATAAGAAAGAGATCATTCCCAAGGCGTTCTTTCAGGTACCATGTCGCCTCCTCCGAAAGGGAGACTCCCCGCCGCTTTCCTTCCTGAGCAATCCACCCCGGCAAGGCCTGTTCCGAGAGAGGGGCGCAGTGGATCGCGGTTCCTTTCTTTTTCAGCGCGGTAAAAAGTTTTTTACGCATGTCGGGTTTCGCGGCAACAAACACCAAAACGGTCGTATCGCAAGGCGATTCGAGGTAACTCAAGAGCGTCTCGCGCTCATCTTTGATGAGATCCGCGTTTTGGATAATGACCAACCGCCGCGCGCTGAATAAAGGAAAGGTCTTCGCCGTCATCAACACCTGATGCGGATCGAGACTCTCCCCTTGAAAGTGATCATAATTAAAATCGCGGGACGCCTCTTCGAGGACCTTCTCCCGAAAGCCACTCAGGATCTGTTGGATGAAAAAGGGCTCTTCCCCGGTGAGCAGATAAATGGGAGAAAAGCGCGCTTGCTCAAGGTGCTTTACGGCTTCTGTGTAGGTCATCGGTCCGCCGGCGTTGCGAGGGGAGGTGATGAAAGTGGGGCGATGCTGATCAAACCGGCCACCCGCTCGGCCAGCTGTTTCCCCGCTTCACGAATGGCCCGGTCTTGCGCGACCCGATCTGCAAGCGGGTCGGGATGCACGATGTACTCTGCGGACGCCTCCGCGTGATTTCTCTCTTTCGGTGGATCGCCTTCGCCGGAAAGAAGCGTATAGTCGAGGCCGATGGTAATCCGGTATTCCTGGGCTTGGCCGATCCGATTCAACGAGATGGGGGTTTTGTCGAAACGGGTCACGCGGCCGGAAAGGGTCCGGGGGGCTTGGTGGGGATGGGCGACGACCTGCCAACCTTGTCTGAGAAAAGTCTCTTTGAAGCTCTCGCTGACCCGCTTCTCCAAAAGCGGCTCAAACGTCGCGTTCTCAAAAAGAGGAATGGCGATCGTCTGATCGGGAGGGGTCATTTCCGATCGGAGTCCGCTGTGGTATCCACAGCCGGCCAGGCTCAGCAGAAGGAGAAGAATCGCTCTTCTCATACGACGATGTTGACCAATTTTCCCTTCACCACGATGACCTTCTTGATCGAATGGCCTTCGATCCAGGGCTGTGTTTTCGGATCGGAAACGGCACGCTCTTTGAGTGTTTCCTCGCCGGCGTTCGCCGGGGCCGCGAATTTGCTCCGGACCTTGCCGTTGACCTGCACGACAACCTCCACGATCTCTTCTTCGGTCCAAGCCGGATCATAAGAAGGCCATGAAACGTCCAGAATCGAAGGGGAATGGCCTAGGACCTCCCAAAGCGATTCGGACAGATGCGGCGCGAAAGGCGAGAGGAGAAGGACCAAATGATCGAGCGCTTCCGTGTAGGCTGCCCGATGTTTTTGTTCTTCTTCCTGAGAGGGGGGGGCCGTCGACTGGTCGCGCGAGAGGGCGTTGTAGAATTCCATCAACGCCGCGATCGCCGTATTGAATTGGAAGCCCTTTTCGATATCTTCGGTGACCCGTTTGATCGTCCGTTGGGTCATTCTCCGGATTTGTTTCACGCGGGGGGAGGTTTCGGAGAGATCGATCTGCTCGCGTAAGGCCCGGCCGGATGCGGCAAACTCGTGGACCATGCGCCAGACCCGCTGCAGAAAACGAAAGGCTCCCTGCACCCCTTCATCGCTCCACTCCAGATCTTTTTCGGGAGGAGCGGCAAAAAGAGAGAAAAGCCGGGAGGTGTCGGCGCCGAAGGTCTCGATCAGCTGATCGGGATCGACGATGTTTCCCTTCGATTTGGACATCTTGGCGCCGTCTTTAATAACCATTCCCTGTGTGAGGAGATTGGCGAACGGCTCTCCGACTTTGATCAGGCCGAGATCGCGAATGACCTTGGTGAAAAAGCGGGCATACAGAAGGTGCAACACGGCATGCTCGATCCCGCCGATGTATTGATCGACCGGCATCCAATGAGCGGCCCCTTCCGGATGGATCGGTCCGGAGGTCTCGTGCGGAGAAGTGTAGCGCAGAAAGTACCACGAGGAGTCGACAAAAGTATCCATCGTATCGGTCTCCCGCCGCGCGGGCCCGCCGCATTTCGGACAGATTGTATTGAGAAAGGAGGGGCTTTCCGACAAGGGAGAGCCTCCCTTTCCGGTAAAAGGGACATCTTCCGGAAGCGCGACGGGGAGATCCGACTCCGGAACCGGCACCACGCCGCAGCGGTCGCAATAGAGCATGGGGATCGGCGTTCCCCAATAGCGCTGCCGCGAGACCCCCCAATCCCTCAGGCGGTAATGAATCTTTTCCTTGCCCAGCCCCTTTTCTTCGACGAATCGGGCGATTGCATTTTGGGCCTTGAGGGGAGGGAGGCCGCTGAACGGTCCGGAATGGACGAGTGCGCCGGCCTCTTCGGTGTAGGCGGCCGCCAGCGGTTCCGCCAAGGTCCCGGACGGATTCTGAATGACAATCCGAATCGGCAGGTGATATTTCCGGGCAAATTCGAAATCGCGTTGATCGTGCGCCGGCACGGCCAT contains:
- the murJ gene encoding murein biosynthesis integral membrane protein MurJ, with translation MESQGKSLAAQGHVEKGIAGAAGIVAFGTLISRILGFIRDMILANLFGATIAADAFYVAFRIPNILRELFAEGSMSAAFIPVFTEYLSKKSRSEAKELASAAFTTLLLLLCIVVAFGIFFSPQLIRLIAPGFVDDPHKFSLTVSMTRIMFPFLLFISLAALAMGILNSTRRFAPPALASGVFNVVSILFVFGFTPLLPEPVYGAAVGVALGGLAQFLIQVPALYQEGFPLSFRRPIRPLHPGVVQMGRLLLPTTLGLSVTQINVLVNTLLASYLVAGSVTYLYFGMRLIHFPLGIFAVALSTAILPTLSAQAAKGETEGLRQTFSFGLRLVFFITFPAMMGLILFRIPIVHLLFEHGEFGRVATLGTANAVLFYSIGLWAFAGIRIVVPVFYSLQDTKTPVKIGLVAVVANVILNLILMGPLQHGGLALATSLSAILNFSLLLLILRKRIGRIDGKRILNSHLKVLLASSTLLPISLWLNAQEMWLSSGSLLLKAALLAIAIAVSAASYFLIQASLKSEEMYFILNLIKSRFKKRSQTPH
- the lptE gene encoding LPS assembly lipoprotein LptE, with the translated sequence MRRAILLLLLSLAGCGYHSGLRSEMTPPDQTIAIPLFENATFEPLLEKRVSESFKETFLRQGWQVVAHPHQAPRTLSGRVTRFDKTPISLNRIGQAQEYRITIGLDYTLLSGEGDPPKERNHAEASAEYIVHPDPLADRVAQDRAIREAGKQLAERVAGLISIAPLSSPPLATPADR
- the leuS gene encoding leucine--tRNA ligase — protein: MEKTYQPKEIEAHWQAYWRDRQTFKVVEDPIRPKFYCLEMFPYPSGRIHMGHVRVYAIGDVIARFKRMRGYQLLHPMGWDAFGLPAENAAIQKKVHPAIWTAQNIGYMRSQLQKMGLSYDWDREVTTCQPEYYRWNQWFFIKMYERGLAYRKMASVNWCPSCATVLANEQVIEGHCWRCDSVVIQKNLEQWFFRITAYAEELLSESDRLTGWPQRVLVMQKNWIGKSRGVEIAFPVADRSEKLSIFTTRPDTLYGVTFMSIAAEHPLLPALIAGRPEEAAVRAFIEKVKGQDKTVRTALNQEKEGVFTGAHAVHPITGERIPIWVANFVLMDYGTGIVMAVPAHDQRDFEFARKYHLPIRIVIQNPSGTLAEPLAAAYTEEAGALVHSGPFSGLPPLKAQNAIARFVEEKGLGKEKIHYRLRDWGVSRQRYWGTPIPMLYCDRCGVVPVPESDLPVALPEDVPFTGKGGSPLSESPSFLNTICPKCGGPARRETDTMDTFVDSSWYFLRYTSPHETSGPIHPEGAAHWMPVDQYIGGIEHAVLHLLYARFFTKVIRDLGLIKVGEPFANLLTQGMVIKDGAKMSKSKGNIVDPDQLIETFGADTSRLFSLFAAPPEKDLEWSDEGVQGAFRFLQRVWRMVHEFAASGRALREQIDLSETSPRVKQIRRMTQRTIKRVTEDIEKGFQFNTAIAALMEFYNALSRDQSTAPPSQEEEQKHRAAYTEALDHLVLLLSPFAPHLSESLWEVLGHSPSILDVSWPSYDPAWTEEEIVEVVVQVNGKVRSKFAAPANAGEETLKERAVSDPKTQPWIEGHSIKKVIVVKGKLVNIVV
- the lpxC gene encoding UDP-3-O-acyl-N-acetylglucosamine deacetylase gives rise to the protein MNEKTIQNEVSCSGIGLHSGEKIHLRLIPAAEGSGILFCRTDLGGVLIPANASQVVSTHLSTTIGMEGATVQTIEHLLAAISAFGVDNLIIELDGPEVPILDGSAAPFAELLSAAGVVHQKKAKRIVQVIEPVTVSEKGKHVTISPASTFEISYQIQFDHPLISSQTYRYQHSPETFMTEIAPARTFGFLKDVQMLQSMGLARGGSLENAIVIGEEQVLNEGGLRFPDEFVRHKILDLIGDLSLLGMPILGKIEAVCSGHLLHSRLIKALLQNNKACKILGAGPAVEPHRVPSRPVPIYSPLSSAI
- the holA gene encoding DNA polymerase III subunit delta, with the translated sequence MTYTEAVKHLEQARFSPIYLLTGEEPFFIQQILSGFREKVLEEASRDFNYDHFQGESLDPHQVLMTAKTFPLFSARRLVIIQNADLIKDERETLLSYLESPCDTTVLVFVAAKPDMRKKLFTALKKKGTAIHCAPLSEQALPGWIAQEGKRRGVSLSEEATWYLKERLGNDLFLIQQEIDKFSLHSSDKKEVSLEMVQQLIAGGRSHSIFELVRAVGEKNLKRSLTLLSSLLEEGEHPLFILTMLTRQWRLMATAREGIDAGKSETAVGKKVPMPPSLLPAFFKQLRNWKESEIRRAFDLSLAADSQLKGGRQSAPQVLEMLLLDLCRPHPTSQRTGYTLPFLESRS
- the glgA gene encoding glycogen synthase GlgA; translated protein: MIPVEGKLNIMMAASEAAPYAKTGGLADVVGALSKALAARGASVSVFLPFYSQIDQSRFPLKSTGQTIAVPVSGRLETGEIFSHELAGVQYYFIKNDPYFNRPGLYGTNEGDYTDNAARFVFFSRAVLESAKTLDLRPQIVHSHDWHTGLIPVYLKTAYASEPSFQETATLFTIHNLGYQGIFWHYDWHLLNLPWDYFSHEALEFYGKINFLKGGLVFADALSTVSPRYAKEIQTAAYGHRLEGVLRKRRKDLFGILNAIDTEEWDPSRDPCIVSAYDAKAIQGKEKCKAALQKELGLPVQKDVPLLTMISRLSEQKGIDLIVSAFDRMMATGAQLIILGNGDKEYEMRLEALAKEYPQQAVVKIAYDHPLAHRIEAGADIFLMPSKYEPCGLSQMMSLRYGTVPVVRATGGLDDTITQFDPDTLKGNGFKFKAYTATAFFRQVQNALSLFREKKKWRALIRNGMEGNYAWDASAEKYLNLYRRIHNKKRGER
- the rpsT gene encoding 30S ribosomal protein S20, producing MANHPSALKRDRQAKKRRQRNRGVLSAVRTAVKRVQTALSEKNQDQAKSALKDATSSLDGAASKGVIPKGRASRKISRLAARVNKFLSSKTSPSA
- a CDS encoding HTH domain-containing protein, with amino-acid sequence MEDFKDIITGLEQRIHVYKSKLQELQKKREKIEDEIKTVKKYLELAETLYRVEIEKAKWAQPSNQLTSETEKEKGGKPTAEGHDHSKEILLEKTKYAGLSVPQGTFLLLKEAGKPLHAKEIYQKLTEGGVRIRGKTPVTSVAISLSRDKRFKKIAPNTFTLVEETGPETLFGKNPAGS